A single Sebaldella sp. S0638 DNA region contains:
- a CDS encoding ABC transporter permease: MNKKYVEILTPLLAVLTALIIGGIIIQLNGVNAFEAYGQLFKSAFYQANPKAPFMSGLAKTLLTATPMIFVGLSVMIAFKAGLFNIGAQGQMIMGGVAAAVVGIYVKNAFLGNFVTAMIAAGIAGFLWASISGYLKAKFGVHEVISTIMLNYIAINLQNYLLNYPLKDPASQNVQTMKVLEPARLFLLAPSTKQKLNLGFILAIAAVILVWYFFGKTKQGYEMKAVGLNAGSAENAGIKIKKNIIFAMGLAGILAGLGGAERVLGGSAQYAYTELIMGELGFTGVAVSLLGKSNPIGVFIAAIFYASLEIGGQSLQSMRIPKEVVYIIQALIIIFVAGENLFRYMLSKRGGKKQ, encoded by the coding sequence ATGAATAAAAAGTATGTGGAAATTTTAACTCCATTACTAGCAGTATTAACAGCCTTAATAATAGGGGGAATAATAATTCAGCTGAATGGTGTAAATGCATTTGAGGCATACGGCCAGTTATTTAAGTCGGCATTTTATCAGGCGAATCCAAAGGCACCGTTTATGAGCGGACTGGCAAAGACGCTTCTGACGGCAACGCCGATGATATTTGTGGGATTATCAGTAATGATAGCCTTTAAGGCAGGATTATTTAATATAGGAGCCCAGGGACAGATGATAATGGGCGGAGTGGCAGCGGCAGTAGTAGGAATTTATGTGAAGAATGCATTTCTTGGAAACTTTGTAACAGCAATGATAGCAGCAGGAATAGCGGGATTTTTATGGGCATCAATATCAGGCTACCTAAAGGCAAAGTTCGGTGTGCATGAGGTAATAAGTACGATAATGTTAAACTATATAGCGATAAATCTTCAGAATTATCTTTTGAACTATCCATTAAAAGACCCGGCATCACAAAATGTACAGACAATGAAGGTACTGGAGCCTGCAAGACTGTTTTTGCTGGCACCGTCAACAAAACAGAAACTGAATTTAGGCTTTATACTGGCAATAGCAGCGGTAATACTGGTATGGTATTTCTTCGGGAAGACAAAACAGGGCTATGAAATGAAAGCAGTGGGACTAAATGCAGGATCAGCAGAGAATGCAGGAATAAAGATAAAGAAGAATATAATCTTTGCAATGGGACTTGCCGGAATACTGGCAGGACTTGGCGGAGCAGAAAGAGTTCTTGGAGGATCGGCACAGTATGCTTATACGGAACTGATAATGGGAGAGTTAGGATTTACGGGAGTAGCAGTATCATTATTGGGGAAAAGTAATCCAATAGGAGTATTTATAGCGGCAATCTTTTATGCCTCATTGGAAATAGGAGGGCAGAGCCTTCAGAGTATGAGAATACCGAAAGAGGTAGTTTATATAATACAGGCATTAATAATAATATTTGTAGCAGGAGAAAATCTGTTTAGATATATGTTATCAAAAAGAGGAGGTAAAAAACAATGA